In Synergistaceae bacterium, the sequence ATGGGGCGTTCGTATGGCGCAGGTCACATCCTCGTCGCCCGCAAAAACTTTTTCCCCCTCCAGACGTACGGAAAGCCCCTTCACCGCGTCGAAAGTCTTTTCTCCCTCCGCCGGAAGGAGGCCCCTCCGATCCAGAACAAAGGCCACGGTTCGGTAGAGAGCGCCCGTATCCAGCCGGCGAATGCCCAGTTCCCGGGCCACGCGTTCCGCAACGCTGCTTTTCCCCGCTCCTGAAGGACCGTCGATGGTAACGATCACGACGGCGCCTCTACATATCCCGCATATCCGCCATTTCCTGAGAGGCCTGTCCCGCGAAATCCACCAGCTCCGAAAGGAGGGCTTCATAATCCTCGATGCCAAGGCGCTCCAGGGGTTCCGTGAAAAGGTAGTTCTGAAGTCCGTCCGCCCCCAGCCCCACGCCCAGCATGAGACACATGGAATTGGCGACGCTCACCACGTCCACCAGAGATTGATACTTCGCGTGTTCGGCCTCCAGAGCATTGGGATTGTGATGAAGCAGCGTGGAATACTGATACCCCTCGGGGAGATCCCAGCGCTCCACCAGCAGAGACCCTACCATGGCGTGTTCAAACCCCAGGACCTTCAGCTCGGCTTCGGTAAAGGGGATATGTTCCTCTTCGACCAGTTTGACGATGATACCGTAGCCAAATCGCACGTAGTCGTTCAGCACGACCTTGCCGATGTCGTGCAGCAGTCCGCCCACATAGGCCTCCTCCGGGGGAACCTTATTGCTCAGCTGCGCGATGTGACGAGCCGTGTAGGCGGTGGTCAGGGAATGCCGCCACAGCTCACCCCGATCCAGAGCGTAACCTGAAAGCCCCTTGTCCATGACGGAGTACACGGTGGCCGCAAGAACGATGTTGCTGATATTTTTGTACCCAAGAAGCGCGATGGCCTCCGAAATATCCGAGATGTGTCTCGACATCCCATAGGCCGCCGAGTTGGCCAGTTTCAGGGTACGCAAAACCAGCCCTTCGTCGCGGGAGAGGCTCGCCGCCACGTCCGAAGCGCTGCTGGTGGGGTCGTTGAGCTTGCGCAGCGTCTCCACCACAAACTGGGGAAAGGACTTGATTTCCTTCAGTTTACTTATTATACGTGTCTTGATAAGTTCCCGCGAACGCTCATCTATTTCACTCACGGACGTGTCCTCCTTACGCAGCCGGGCAAAGTCAAAGCAGAGTTAAATTGAACCACCCTCAAATATTTTAGTGTACAGGTCAGAAAAAGACAATTCCACGAATTGATTTTTTTGCAGTTTCATGAGGGTCAAAACACCAATCCTGCGCCGTATGAGCCTCAGTACAGTGAAGCCCGCCTGTTTCGCCATGACCCGCACTTCACGTTTCAGCCCTTCCCCGATGGTGAGACGTACCCACCGGCCCCGGGGTTCCCGTATCATCACCGCTATCGAAAGGGGGGCGATCTTCCGCCCCTGGATCTCGAAGCCCTCACGCCAGCGATTCAGTCGTTTCTCGTCGATTTCTCCGTCGAGAAGGGCCTCGTATTCCTTCACGACTCCCTTCGACGGATGCAGAACATTCTGGGCAAACTCTCCGTCGTTGGTCAGAATCAGCAATCCCTCGCTCTCCCGGTCCAGACGCCCCACGGGGAAAACACCCTGCGCCCGGTACTTCTCCGGCAAGAGATCCATCACGACGGGATCATGTTTGTCGGAAACGGCGCACACCACCCCCGACGGCTTGTTCATGACGATGTAGACCTTCGGGCAGGGCAAAACGCGAACCCCATCCACCTCCACAACGTCTTTGTCCGGATCCGCGGGAAAATACGGAGCCAGAACGATTTTACCGTTGACCTTCACCCGCCCCGCATGAATGAGCTCCTCCGATTTTCGTCTCGACGCGGTTCCGCAGTCCGCCAGAAAGGCGTTAAGTCGCATCGTCCCCGTCCTCCGAATCGTCCGGTCCGGCCGCGTCTTCCGCCGGTTCGGAGCCCAGGGCCTCAAGTTCTTCAAGGTGAGGAAGGTCGGCGATGGCCTCCACTCCAAACACGTCCAGAAAACGCTCGGTGGTTCGATAGAGCAGAGGAGACCCGCTGGTTTTCTTGCGCCCCGATATGCGGATCAGACCATGAGAAAGAAGGGTTTCCAGCACCCGCTCGCTGCGCACGCCCCGCAGCTCCTCCACCTCGCCTCGGGTCACGGGCTGATTCCAGGCGATCACCGACAGCGTTTCCACCGCCGCTCTGCTGAGGCGTATCCGGTCTTTCTGGGACGCTTCCCGGAAGAGGGACAGAACCTCCGAGAAATGGGGGTTGGTTTCCAGAACCCATCCTCCCGCCGCCGACGACAGGACGAGTCCATGCCCCGACGCCAGATGTTCTTTCAGTTCTTCCAAAGCCGCGGTCAAATCCTTTGTCGTCGTCCCGAAAACGTTTTTCAGATCCGTCTCGGGAACCGGATCCGCGGCCAGGAAAAGCACCGCCTCAATCTGAGATGCCAAAACGGAAAGCGGTCCGGAACCGGCGGCGCTCCCCTTTTCAGCAGACCTTCGCACATATTTTGACATCGGAAAAAAGCGTCTCCTGCTCGATATAGACCTTACCCATGCGACACATCTCCAGAACCGCCAGAAGCGTCACGATCAGGGAACCCAGGGAAGGGGAAAGACTCCAGGTCTCATTCAGGGAAATGGCGGAAAAATTCCGCAGCTTCTCCTCCAGTTCGGCGATACGGCCCTGAATCTGAGACTCCTCGGGAAGCGGCCCGGGGACGCCGTCCCACTCCTCTTCAAAAAAACCGTCGGGGAACGGGTGGGACGCTCTGCCGTCGGTATATCGCTCAAAGAGCCGCCACCAGATCCGGCTCAAAAAATAAAGGTCTCCAATGACGTACCCCCGTTTCGCCACCTCTCCCAAATGCCCCGACACCGGACGCCGAAAGCGTTTTTCCCTCAACAGCTTCCGCTCCTCCAGCCAGGAGGTGGCCGCCCGGTAAGGACGATACCGTTCAAGCCTTTCCATAAGCTCTTCCTCATTGATGGGAAGGTTCTCCTCACCGTCGTCCAGTGGCTCCGGCTCCGCGCCGGGAAGCAGAGAAAGCGTCTTTTGAAGCAGCAGTCCGGCGACCATATAGAAAAAATCCGCCAGCATGTCCGTGGAGGCTTTTTTCGTCTTCAGCAGCCAGACCCCGTAGATGCGCACCAGCTGCGTCACTTTGATTTCGGCGGCCTGAAACTGCCGGCTCTCCACCAGATGACACAGGAGGTCGAGAGGGCCGGAAAAACCGCCGATGGAGATTTCGACGCTCTCCTTCAGCATAGGCTCAACTGACCCGGTCGGCCCGGACGATCAGCCCCATGGCGGGATAGACGTCCTTCATGGTGGCCCGCGCCGCAGTTTCGGCGCGCTTCGCCCCCTCCCGAAGAATATCCTCCAGCAGGGACTCGTCCTTTTCATAGCGGGCGCGGCGTTCGTGAATGGGGTCCATCATGGTCGAAACGTGGGCGTTCAGCATTTTTTTGCAGTCGATGCAGCCGATGCCCGCCGTTCGGCATCCCATGTCGATCTCCGCCCTCTGGGACTCGTCGGGATTGAAGACCTTGTGAAGGTCCCACACCGGGCATTTGTTGGGGTCTCCCGGATCCGTGCGCCTCTCCCGGGCCGGGTCCGTGATCATGGTGCGGAGCTTCTCCCACATGGATTTGGAGCTTTCCGAAATATAGAGAGAATTTCCGTAGGATTTGCTCATCTTGCGGCCGTCGGTTCCAGGGACCTTCGGCGTGGGGGTCAGAATGGTCTGAGGCTCGGGCAGCAAATTTTCACCGAAAAAGTGATTGAAACGGCGCACAAGCTCCCGTGAAAGCTCCATGTGGGCGCTCTGATCCTCTCCCACCGGAACCTTTTCCGCTCTGTAGAGCAGAATGTCCGCCGCCATCAGTACGGGATAGCCCAGAAACGCGAAGGTGCTCAAATCCTTGTTCTGGATATTCACAATCTGTTCCTTGTACGTGGGATTTCTGTAAAGCCAACCCAGAGGGGTGATCATCGAGAGCGCAAGGAAAAGCTCCGCGTGCTGAGGAACGTGAGACTGGATGAAAATGCAGCTTTTTTCGGGGTCCAGTCCGACGGAAAGCCAGTCCAGCAGGACGTCCATACAGAGTTTATGCGTCTCTTCAGAATCGGCGTAGTTCGACATCAGCGCGTGCCAGTCGACAATGCAGTAAAAACATTCATGATCCTCCTGGAACTTCACCCAGTTGGTCAACGCTCCCGCCATATGTCCGAGATGCAGTTGACCCGTCGGTCTCATCCCGCTGAAAACTCTGCTTTTCTTCATGATGATTACCACCTCGTATAAATTCGATCGCGGCTCGCCCGGTCACAGACGCAGCGGCGCGGCAAGAGCCCGATAGTTCAGCAGCACGACCTCCAGCTCCCCCGGAACGGAAAGATAACGCGCCAGTTCCGCCAGAGTCCCGCTTTCCATTTCCCCGTGATCGATCACGGCCACAGGGAGCCTTGCGCGAACGCAGTCCACAATATCATGATACTTCATGTCGGCCGTAACGTAGAGGTCCGCTTTCACGGACAGGGCCGCGGGCCAGAGGCTTCCTCCCGAGCCGCCGCAAAGGGCCGTTCGCAGTATACTACAGTCCGTCGGTCCATAGTAGTCAAGACGGCTTAGATTCCAGGCGCTCTTCAGTCTTTCCAGAACCTCCGTCACGGGAGCCGCGGCAGGCAGGTTTCCCACCGCGCCCATGCCCCCCGTTCCGCGGGAGGAAGGCTGCAGAGGGGCCACGGAAACGAGCTTCATCTTCTCCGCCAGGACGCGGCTGACGCCTTCTTCCGCGCTGTCCCAGTTCGTGTGGGCGGACAGCACCGCCATGCCGGCCAGGGCGGCCATCTGAACGACCTTCCCCTCCGTGACGGAGAAGTCGATCTTCCTGACGGGATGGAAAAAAAGCGGATGATGGGACAAGAGCGCCTGACATCCCCCGCGGCGGGCTTCTTCCAGAGCTTCGGGCAAGGGATCCAGCGTCAGGGCAAGACGCCGCACCTCTCCTTCCGGGTCCCCCACCATCAATCCGCTGTTATCCCACTCCTCCGCAAGGGCAAAGGGAGCCGTCAGGTTGATTTTCTCAAGTATTTCACGTACCTTCAAAACGCCACCTCCGTGCGAAACGAACCCTCCCGACGGGTTCAGCAATTCGGGAGGATCGCTTTTGAACCGCTCCGCCACATCAGGGCTACTCCAACCCCGGCCGTCAGACAGAGAGCCGCCAGAGACCGGAACGCTCCCATCTCTCCCACGAGAGGCGTCGCGAAGCCGATATAGACAGGCAGAACAAACCAGCTCACATCATAACAAAAATAGACCAGCGAGGACATTTTCGCCCTCAGCCGCTCCGGAGCCAGGTCTCCGATCAGAGCCAGAAGCGCCGGAAAACCGTACCCCATGCCCATCCCGTTGAAAAACCCGCAGGCAAAAAGCCAGACGTTGTTCACCGCCTCGGTGGTGAGATACAAAAACAGCGCCATGACGAAGAGCGACGGCCCTATGAAGAGATACCGGGGGTGACGATTGAAGAAATCGCGCCCCATCGTCCGCATGACCAGGGCGCCCAGTCCGTTGGCCACGGCAAAAAAGGAGGGGATGAGGCCCATGGAAAGCGCGAGGGACGGAATACAGACGATGGCGGCGTCGCAGAGCCCGAAAAACAGGCAGGTCAGAATCGTGCGCCAGACCGGAATTTCTCTGTACAAATCCCCCCATGTTCCCCATTTTCCGGCGACTCTCAGGGTTCCGGAAACCGCCGGAAACCGCCAGGAAAAAATGAGGCACAGGGCCGACGTCACCACGGGAATCGCCAGAAACAGCCCCGCCTCGCCGCGGGAGAGAAACCAGTCCGCCAGCGGCAGAACCGTAAACAGGCAGGAAAGGGACCCCAGGGTGATCACCGCGAAGGTTCCTCCCCGAACTTCCCCGGGGATAAGCAGAGACTGACAGGTCATCAGCGCCACCACGAACACGCCGAACCCGAGGCCCATGGCGACGCGTATCGCCAAAAACAGCCAGAAGGACGCGGCGAAGAACATGAGCAGGGTGGAGAAAAGACAAACGCAGGCCGACGCCGCAAGAGCCCGGCGAATCCCCGCCCGCTCCGCTATCCAGCTCCCCAGAGGCCGGACCAGAGTCGTCGCCGCGTAGAAAGCCCCCACCAGGATCCCCGCATTTTCGGAGGAAAAACCACGCATGACCAGATAGGGAGCGAGCATGAAGAACACGTTGGAACAGGAATAAATTGCCCATGTAAGACCCGTCAGGTAAAACACCAGAAGCCGCATTCACCAAAACTCCCTTTCGCGCTGCCGTCAGGAACAAAACAGGGAATCCTCCGAATCTAAAAGGATTCCCCCCCGTTTTTTCGTCCTGTGAAATTACGAAGAAGCTCTGCTGCCGATTGTATGCGTTACTGCGAAATAGCTCCGACCGGGCAGGTCGAAA encodes:
- a CDS encoding HDOD domain-containing protein, producing the protein MSEIDERSRELIKTRIISKLKEIKSFPQFVVETLRKLNDPTSSASDVAASLSRDEGLVLRTLKLANSAAYGMSRHISDISEAIALLGYKNISNIVLAATVYSVMDKGLSGYALDRGELWRHSLTTAYTARHIAQLSNKVPPEEAYVGGLLHDIGKVVLNDYVRFGYGIIVKLVEEEHIPFTEAELKVLGFEHAMVGSLLVERWDLPEGYQYSTLLHHNPNALEAEHAKYQSLVDVVSVANSMCLMLGVGLGADGLQNYLFTEPLERLGIEDYEALLSELVDFAGQASQEMADMRDM
- a CDS encoding rRNA pseudouridine synthase, yielding MRLNAFLADCGTASRRKSEELIHAGRVKVNGKIVLAPYFPADPDKDVVEVDGVRVLPCPKVYIVMNKPSGVVCAVSDKHDPVVMDLLPEKYRAQGVFPVGRLDRESEGLLILTNDGEFAQNVLHPSKGVVKEYEALLDGEIDEKRLNRWREGFEIQGRKIAPLSIAVMIREPRGRWVRLTIGEGLKREVRVMAKQAGFTVLRLIRRRIGVLTLMKLQKNQFVELSFSDLYTKIFEGGSI
- the scpB gene encoding SMC-Scp complex subunit ScpB is translated as MSKYVRRSAEKGSAAGSGPLSVLASQIEAVLFLAADPVPETDLKNVFGTTTKDLTAALEELKEHLASGHGLVLSSAAGGWVLETNPHFSEVLSLFREASQKDRIRLSRAAVETLSVIAWNQPVTRGEVEELRGVRSERVLETLLSHGLIRISGRKKTSGSPLLYRTTERFLDVFGVEAIADLPHLEELEALGSEPAEDAAGPDDSEDGDDAT
- a CDS encoding segregation/condensation protein A, encoding MLKESVEISIGGFSGPLDLLCHLVESRQFQAAEIKVTQLVRIYGVWLLKTKKASTDMLADFFYMVAGLLLQKTLSLLPGAEPEPLDDGEENLPINEEELMERLERYRPYRAATSWLEERKLLREKRFRRPVSGHLGEVAKRGYVIGDLYFLSRIWWRLFERYTDGRASHPFPDGFFEEEWDGVPGPLPEESQIQGRIAELEEKLRNFSAISLNETWSLSPSLGSLIVTLLAVLEMCRMGKVYIEQETLFSDVKICAKVC
- the trpS gene encoding tryptophan--tRNA ligase, with the translated sequence MKKSRVFSGMRPTGQLHLGHMAGALTNWVKFQEDHECFYCIVDWHALMSNYADSEETHKLCMDVLLDWLSVGLDPEKSCIFIQSHVPQHAELFLALSMITPLGWLYRNPTYKEQIVNIQNKDLSTFAFLGYPVLMAADILLYRAEKVPVGEDQSAHMELSRELVRRFNHFFGENLLPEPQTILTPTPKVPGTDGRKMSKSYGNSLYISESSKSMWEKLRTMITDPARERRTDPGDPNKCPVWDLHKVFNPDESQRAEIDMGCRTAGIGCIDCKKMLNAHVSTMMDPIHERRARYEKDESLLEDILREGAKRAETAARATMKDVYPAMGLIVRADRVS
- a CDS encoding Nif3-like dinuclear metal center hexameric protein codes for the protein MAERFKSDPPELLNPSGGFVSHGGGVLKVREILEKINLTAPFALAEEWDNSGLMVGDPEGEVRRLALTLDPLPEALEEARRGGCQALLSHHPLFFHPVRKIDFSVTEGKVVQMAALAGMAVLSAHTNWDSAEEGVSRVLAEKMKLVSVAPLQPSSRGTGGMGAVGNLPAAAPVTEVLERLKSAWNLSRLDYYGPTDCSILRTALCGGSGGSLWPAALSVKADLYVTADMKYHDIVDCVRARLPVAVIDHGEMESGTLAELARYLSVPGELEVVLLNYRALAAPLRL
- a CDS encoding MFS transporter, which gives rise to MRLLVFYLTGLTWAIYSCSNVFFMLAPYLVMRGFSSENAGILVGAFYAATTLVRPLGSWIAERAGIRRALAASACVCLFSTLLMFFAASFWLFLAIRVAMGLGFGVFVVALMTCQSLLIPGEVRGGTFAVITLGSLSCLFTVLPLADWFLSRGEAGLFLAIPVVTSALCLIFSWRFPAVSGTLRVAGKWGTWGDLYREIPVWRTILTCLFFGLCDAAIVCIPSLALSMGLIPSFFAVANGLGALVMRTMGRDFFNRHPRYLFIGPSLFVMALFLYLTTEAVNNVWLFACGFFNGMGMGYGFPALLALIGDLAPERLRAKMSSLVYFCYDVSWFVLPVYIGFATPLVGEMGAFRSLAALCLTAGVGVALMWRSGSKAILPNC